The genome window AAGCAAAATTTGATTTCATGATTGCTTCAAACCATTTAATTTGAAGTATGAGCATCAGATGACAAATAAATCAGTGCAATTATCAGTGAAACACAGTATAATGCCCCTAGTCATTCAAGTTCTATTCAAGCCATCTCTGTAAGCATGTTCAGCGTTTTAAACAgcgcatacagacacatacaccaTGAAACACGCACATTATCCTTCAGTCATGCACTCAATACAATGAAACCTTCGGAGACATGACAATAAAATCAATATAAGACAGGGCTACTTCTGCGTTGTCCTTCCACCCCGCCAGCTCAGGGTTGGTCATATAACTCTAATTCAGTTACACAAACCTGCATGAAATTAATCTAAGGAAAAACTCATTCACACTGGATACTTAGGTTAAAGAAATCCAGAGAAAGACATTCAACTCATATATTACTGACAATTCCTTAAATGCCATAATCCCACCACAAAGTGCTTATTTATACAAACAAGATTTAAATGAACACTAACAAGAATATTTAAATGTACTCTCTCTGAAACACAGGAAAAAGGCAAAAGGAAACTGACAAGAATTTGTATActttatatgtacatatacattacatggcggccaaaagtttggaattggagtttatttttttcttatggaaaggaattggtacttttattcaccaaagtggcattcaactggtcaaaatgtatagtcaggacattaataacgtgaaaaactGTCATtgctccacgtgcagcaatgacagttttgtagacttgtagtgtacacctttgtatgaagtcttcagttttttggcaatttcaagcattgtatagccttcattcctctaaacaatgattgactgacacgTTTCTAGAGATTCtagagtttcttttttgccattttagagcaaatattgaccttaagacatgccagtctattgcactgtggcaactcaactcaaaacattttgatataatggcaagtggtgGTGGCaaagtggactaaagcacataactgttaatcagaaggtcactggttcaatccccacagccaccaccactgtgtccttgagcaaggcactcaacggttgctccgggggggattgtccctgtaataagtacactgtaagtcacttcggataaaagcgtctgccaaatgcataaatgtaaatgtaagtgattttctagaactaaattagcaatttagcattattacacaaggataaggtgttggagtgatggctgctggtaatggggcctgtcaagatttgatcaaaaatgactttttttcaaatagtgatggtgctgttttttacatcagtaatgtccagacaatgctttgtgatcagttgaatgccactttggtgaattaaagtaccaatttcctttcaaaacagcaaaatctgtacattattccaaacgtttggtgtgtgtgtgtgtatgtatgtgtgtatatatatatatatatatatatattactctgaatgatgccaaaaaaaaaatatatatatatagtgagcaGCAGtgctgtggacagaaacaccttgtggatgtgagaggtcaacagagaatgccaGACTCGTTCGAACTGACATAGTCTACGGTAAATTAGATAACgctctgtgcaattgtagtgagaagaacatCATTTCAGTATGCTATTCTTAGATGCAGGTTGGcgttgttttggtggcatgagggggacctacacaatattaggcaggtggttttaatgttgtggctaatacacaaatatatatatatatatatatatatatatatatatattctgggaCCATTTCATTTCTTTATGACTGAAGGAGATAAAACATGATGTGCAACTGCTGCTTATTAAATTAGACCAGCAAAAGCTTGtgagtgaagtgtgtgtgtgtgtgtgtgtgtgtgtgtgtatgttcctGCGGACATAATCACATACAGGAAGTGTGAAAGAGATGCTTATTGGACTTTAGTGACAGCCTCATGAATGGACTCAGCAACATAGTCAATGTTCTTGGAGGTGAGGCCGCACATGTTGATGCGACCGCTCGCCATTAGATAAATGTGCTTTTCCTTCACCATATACTCCACCTGCTTAGctgtaaaacagaaaacaaaataaattctaAAGTATGTAATAGTAATCTTGAAACACTTAAGtcatacttaaaaatgtaaatgccactgcaacaaaatatcaaaccaagaggcATCTGCAACCAAATGCTATACCTTTTCAAATGCTATACCTTTTCTCACGCCTAACTTGATTTTTCTTAGCCATTTTTTCTATTACTTGGAACCATGTGGTGCCAAGGTCATTTATtgtgtagggctgaaacgataaGTCAACGTTATCGACCTgtctgaggagaggaagaattacacagatcacagtccagacgcactctaaactttcaggtgatgtagatcgcaaagtatgagggaattctaatgcaaaaatgcaaagtaaatacagaagcactctcgttgtggaataagtggagctggagcaaaacttgcgtgtccagcatctttaaaggaaacaccccgacgttacatcttaaatgcagttatatttaatgcgttatagctttattaaagtcaAAATAATATGTAAGCAGATCATGTacataactacaaactccaaaactggcatttttctgtgtggtcagcacctcttctatgagttgcacaaatatcccgatctaagggggagagattgaaactacatccggctgatgcacactctgtcacgggaatGCTCGTCCCACGAGCGTGCACGCTTGCTGCAGATAGATTATAATGTATtgactcgtgacttattgaacataatatatgtcactgtgcatttcttattgtgaagaaaattggcaatacgcagctttattaataagagagagtttttagtttttttgtgatttaaagatggactgaagtgaacagaaaggtgagagagggtagtcttcaccccataatacactgcaacaaaatacatttttgttttggcttgttttacaatataaatatgtaaaactcttttaaaacaacgtacattatTTTTAGCAGCTgtactgctgaagaaaaaaactgttatctgagaatgttgaatataaaggaaaaaatacaaatgttttaaaatatctaaaaatcctttaaaatgatGCATTGccatgagaagcagcatataagatatttatactttcttttagagaatagatcttgaatataagtactTTTAGTATTTACTGCATTtgcagaattataaccaagtgaaaaaatacacttttatacacttactgtaaaatacattcacttattctcttaaaggggtcatgacatggttttttttattgtattattatgttcccttaggtgcaattatagtattaatatatttttttttaagaaaaacttttaaaatctagtgatttatgaccttttcccaccctgtttctcatcctctgattcaaacagtctgttttgggggcgtttccatttaagacttcagtgttaacgcccactgttatgattggctaacgtcagtgcctatgtatcaattattgacgctcccagccagaacaatatgcaagtaaactaagtaaaaacactgtgattattcataatgaatgaaattgcgctttaaaaagtagtttaaagtttaaaatagattacttacagtttgcgtcgtcgttgttcccagaatagtcggcacggacttatctttgagcaacagttttctggcaaagccagcatcatattgagatttgttctcaaaacagtcatccttaaaatgtacagaacaaacgcttaagttaacactgccgtgactggaacgtccgcaaaaaataaactgcatccatttttccctgacgtctggatctttcggctgcttattcagaggttttgtttgaccacagccaggaacagcacatctgtgtggcatcgtaattttcctgtgcacaagtagtctctgtcagagctcgctgtccatcgactgaacacttgtgaagcgcacggcgatacgaaatgagcgtagttgtcttgcgctggaggcggtcatatgcaaacgctgttacgtcacttctaaccgacacgtcacttctaaccatgaatccagaacgagctgtattttgagtttgattaaataaatgattcgtttagaatggggaggacgtcttaaaatattaaacttgcaggacgtttacTTGCAggatgatacaaagacctcttatataccaaaagatcaaggcaaatttggtttctcatgtcatgacccctttaaatatcttatatgttgcttctcaatacatttagtatcttgttttaaggatttttagaagtttttatgtggaaaacaataggattttttgcagttaatttatttactgaatgaaacttataaaaagtattttttcccccttGATTCagttgaatgtcatttagaggtatttttaaaaaaaaatttttttcctctttattgttagtaagcacatttaatacaaccagCAGGATAATcgtttaagagctaatgattaatcgttgcaataatcacagaatagtcaaataatcattctaacaatcattagattaatctttagttgcagccctattattGGGATTTATTATCGATTTAGTATTCGTTTCCTTGCACATAAGCAAATGCTAATCACGTTCAATTAAAAAGAGAGAATCCTCAATTTTTGGGCAACAGGATTTGGTGTAATTCTGAACATTAACTATAATAAACCATATAGACTTcggtttcataaaaaaataaaataaataaaaacaaaacaggctTTTAACCGGTTACCAACATTCAGATATAACGTTTTCACCAGGACCAATTGAAATGGATTTCGTTCATGTTTTTGGTAACGTTGTGGAAAACATTTtgcttttggttttggttttcagTCCCTGCTTCAGACAGGTGTCCTTGCAGAggaaccacaggtgtagttcaccaaataaactatggacatgttccactaatgtttgacaaacagaaagtgtgcaaatacagtatatcaataCTATTCATTCTTTTAAACCTAACAAACATCTTTCTGAAATTGAAAGATATAGTTGTGCTCGCTTTAAATAAATGTCGCTTGGTATGATATTTTCTTATCCACGGCAATGATTTTCAAACTGTCTATGTTAAGTGtgatttaagtgtccaaattcttTTGTGGCCACTGTATATAAACTTGATGACTTTAACCAAAAGTTTACACAAAGACAACTAATGAACTCCATTTTTATCTtctatatattcagtatatatggACTTATTCTCTTTGTGGTTTTTAATTACTAGCTTTggaatttaccatgttttaacaTACAGGGTATTTCCAGCAGTGGATAGATGAATACACAAAGAGGGGAAGAGCTATAGATGGAGATGCTTACGGTTCAGTCCTGTGAAGCTGAACATGCCAATCTGTTCAGTGATGTGCTCCCAGATTCCTGGAGTTCCAAGGGCTATCAGTTTTTCCTTCAGCTGAGCACGCATCAACAGGACCCTATCTGCCATTGTCTTTACGTTGTCCTTCCTGTGGAGAGATACAAAAAAATCCAAACTATAATCACCTCTAGCCAAAATATTAAGAGAAGTAACATGGGTGAACCTCATGAATATGTTCAGATCAACAagatcaaaatatatattttttaacaaatataaataccTTTATTGTGTGAAAACAAAATGCTGATAAATTAGATGATAAATTGGAACATTTTAACTGCGTTTACCATTCAGCAAAGAGTTCAGGGCTGTTGAGTGTGATGGCAACCAGACGTGCACCCTGGGATGGAGGGTTGGACCATGTAATTCGAACAATCTTCTCCATTTGAGACAATACACGGTTTACATTCTCTTGGTCTTTGCCTACAATGGTCAGGTTCCCCACTCTCTCATCTGTGGAGTCAGGTTAAAAAAATCTAATCCTTCTGCACACAGATACAGCTAAGAACATCCAATTCACCCTCATCTTTCCATTTGAACCACTTACTGTACAGGCCAAAGTTCTTGGAGAATGACTGGGCACAGAACAATTCAAAACCCAGGGACACAAAGTAGCGAATAGCCCAAGCATCCTTCTCTAAATTTCCTGAGGCAAAACCCTGATAGGCTGAATCAAAGAAGGCAAATAGATTCTTCCGCTGAAGAGACAGGAAATTAGAAAAAATGAAAGTGAGCAAACAACATATTTACCTTTAAGAATGTTGCCATTTAAGAAGGCAAATTACAGATCCACTGGCACCCTTTTTAGGAACATTTTTAGGGTCCTGCATAATATTATTTTTGGCATTCTGTAATTACACAATAATTTTCTATTTATAATACTGTAAACAGTTCACATTTGGACAATAGTAGGCTGTAATTGAAGGCTGTAGTTGAGTCTTAAATGTCTTATTGGTAGATTATATGCaattaagatacatttttgtgCCATCTGATCCAATGTTTCTGAACCTGCCCTTTCACAGTCAGGTGATGTGGGGGTTGTTCTGAGTATCTCACCTTCATTATTTCAGCGATCTGCTTCCATTGTTCCTGGGTGGGGTCAGTACCAGTGGGGTTGTGAGCACAAGCATGCAGCACAAAGATGGAGTGATCAGGCGCACTCTGACAGGGATTAAACAGGAAAGACACTGTTTCAATCAGATAGTACAGAtcaaatatttatctttaaaCGGATTATTGCGTTATGCCTTGTTCAAACAAAGTGCTCCACTGCTTAGGATTAAGTTTCAAGCAAAaagtaatttgtctgtccacagTGAATGCGAAAATGCATTATGACAGaacacaatcacagccaaccagAAGATATCTGATGAATAATATTTAGATATGTGGAACAGGAATTTGGACCAATAAGATTCCATTGTGGGCAGAGCTACAAAGCACAACACCGCAGAAATAGGATAGAACATAAGCGActgacaaaatgttattttgctcATCACTTGtcatttgatttagattttgtaTCGGTTGTTTGCATTGCGCTTTATTAGCACACCAATTAGTGTtccaagaaaaaggaaaaaataatacAAGAAGCAAACCACAGCACTTTTTCCATGTTGACAATGCAAACTGATTTCAGACACTTCTTTCTGcacataataaaacaattttatataACTTGTATCAATAGCTGATATATAAAACACTGAGAAGACCTTGTTTTGTTGAAGACAATGGAATGACGTAAACTGCTGCTAACCTCAAGGTCACCCAGAAAACCTGCCAGATCAAGTCCACGCTTCTCTGCGGCCCAATATTTGTACGGTCGGATATCCTCAAATCCAGCGTTAGAGAAAACTGCATTATGGTTCTCTAGAATGAAAGGCAACAAGCTTTCATGGAAATTGTATGGTGGTGCTAATTTAGCAATAGAGATGTTATAGGTAAGGAAGAAGTCCACTCAATCAGAATAGTGGAgataacacatatatacagtaaatgcaattttagcaacactttacaataaggttgtatttgttaacattgctTGAgtacattaattaacatgaaataacaatgaacaatactttttcagcacttATTGATCTTAGAATTAtatcttaaaattattattaatttgaataatttttactttcatttatttaattacgttttattcttatttctttgttgattttaaagtgtatcttatattttctttataatttttttatgtaaagcactttcatttgctattgtgtatgaaatgtgctatataaataaacttgacttgccTTAGTTCATCTTTATTCTttaacatatacaaatacatttttaaaatatatattttttttaaacaatctgaATTAAACATTGTATctttaaaaattaatattaatcaaGTTTACTAACAATTTACTAGCGTTAACAAAtccaaccttattgtaaagtgttaccaaattttgTTAAATATAAATCAAATCCTTTTATTTAATGGAACTTCATCTTTTGAGGCTAATAATGTAGCATAATAAATTACATATTAGAAATACAATTTCCTCAATGTAGTATTTCCTCTTTGCAATTAGGTCCAGTCCTCACCCCATGTGGGTGCAGACACATAAACTGGAGTTTTTGTGTTGTCGGTTCCATTGTACCACCGCCGAAGAAACTCTGCTCCAATCTTGAGAGCACCAGTACCACCTAAACACTGTACAGCTCCTACCTGCGATAAAAACATCAGAAACTTTGACATCAGAATGATCCTGGTTGAAACTAGAGAACATATGTAAACAAAGTCCAACATTTAACCTTCTGCCATTCCTATCAATGGCGGCTGAAACTTTGGATGGAGAAAAAAACCTCCTAGATGAACTTCTGATTGTAAAAGCTGTTAGAAGACATGCAAGTTCTTTAGTAGACTCTGCCTTCTCACATCACAGACATAAGCGAGATTTAGATTCTTACAGATTTTCAGATTTGTTCTTACAATATCATGCATTGTGCATTTTCTAAGAAAGTTACGAGCCAACTCATCAAagtatattttgaaaataatttggCACTTGGTGAGTTTTAATTTTGGACACTGTCTGAATGTAACATATGTGAAGCATTTAAACTTTGCCTAAAGCCaatgattaaaaaacaaatttgattgttttgcatgttattaaTACAGATGATCAAATCAAGCATATAATTACAGACCCTGTTCTCCTTGATGGCAGGACTGTCATCACCCAGGGCGATCTTAGATGCGCTGGAACGAAACTCCGGCAGGCCCAGGATGGGCAGGTACTCGTGGTTCAAACTATGATCTTCAGCGATTATCTTCTCCACTTTTCTCACCACAGGTAAAACCCAGGGCTGACATTCATCTGTCCTGTATGCTAAAGAGAAGAAGAGGGTgagaatgtaaaaaataaagtagGGATGCACAAATATGGACATTTTTGGCAGATACCGAtaccaattaaaaaacaaaaaaaaaaacataagctgATACTGATATTTTGCCATCAGATCACTTTTACTttggaattatgctttaaaaatgtacaaagacgTACAAAAGCATGTAAATATtgcatgttcttaggagtgcaaACCCTTCTACataatgtgattattattatttctggattgtgcatttaaattcacagagtttttacaatgtgagttactaattaattataaataaaccatcagtTTTTCACATAGCCATTTTCATGCATATAACCGATGTGCCAATggtttttaatttggtcaataattggccgatacATATCGGCAGCCGATACATCGGTGTATCCCTTAAAAATAAGACTCCTTAACAACAGAAAGGCAAAATTCTGATTAGCATTTTTCAGAATCCTGAATTTCAGTAATCAATAACAGTCCCTCCTTAACTGCTCCTTTTTATCAGATCAGGTCTTTGATTTATCTGTGAACTTTTACCTAAGGGCAACAGTTAAATTATTTGTCACCTTCTGAGAACAATTATTAGGATCTGTCTTATTGTTATTCCTCATATCAGTACATAACAACAGTACACTCAGCTAAATAGCATTCCTACGAATCTTCTGCAGATGTTTGTCCTCCTTTCTACAAAACTGACATGATTTAGTTACACATTGTAAATGGCTTTTGAAAGCACATGAAATCAGTGTTCTCTGTGTTGCTCAAGAGGGATTATCATTTCAGCGATGACGCTGAGAAAGGACCACATTTCAGGTGGGGGAGGTGTTCAAAAAAAACAGTCGACACAATCATGACTCAGGGATTTTGACTTTTCATCCTTGGCTTTAATGTGGCTCAAAACCACAGCAGTTGTGCGGTCTTAGAAGGGTGTCAGGAAACACAGAAGATAAAGATAATCCTTGCAGAATCCTCAGAGGTCAAGCTCTCCTAACACATATCAGGAATGACTACACAGCAGATGACGACTGACCCAACACAATAATACTGTTGACATAACACAATCTATTCATCCACAGTTAACTCCAATAGAAACAACCACAGCCGGAAGACTAACTTCAACCCTTGCTAAAGATATAAAACCTTTGATTGAGTAGTTAGTAGAGACAATTAGATACTATACAGCAGATACTATTTAATCAATATACGGTTGTGTCTTTTCAAGCCTTTCAATTTTCAAGACAAAATTATAATCTGAAGAACAAAGGGGTTGAGactgactatatattttcatgCTAGCTATATATTTAGAAACTCTAAATGCCTCTGGAGCTGACTGCAATGCCTTTAGTTTAATGTCAGATCACTGCACATATGCCTTTCCAGTCAAAAGATTGCACaaatttctttattattacaaattttCAATTTgcagaataatagtgaagtcatcaaagcGATCCAAACTGTCCAGAACTGCATTAATTTtgggccgagatcttgtattgatgatgggagagtcgaaccattctgtaaagtcttctccagcacatcacaaacactttcaatggggttaaggtcaggattcTGTGGTGAccaattaatgtgtgaaaattattcctcatgctccctgaatgacactttcacaatttgagcccgatgaatcttggaATTGTTATCCTGGAATATGCCCTTGCCATCAggtaagaaaaaaatccattgatgggataacctggtcatccAGTACATTCAGGatgtcagctgacttcattttgttgccacataatgttgctgagactagacctgaccaattgaagcaaccccagatcataacactgcctctagaggcttgtacagtggacaGTAAAGTTTACACGCTGCACAGCTACTTACCAGATGGATACCTATACAATTGACAATAATGACAATAATTTGTCCCTTCTGTTTAAAAAATGAGACGCtaaacactgcatcagttagggttaaaaggattgttgccagctgaaacatattaatcacagcAATAATAATGCATAAGTCTATGACTAAGATTCTGCTTATTTTATTCTGTATGTGCCGATACCAATACTTTGGCACTTATTATGACATATTATGTCAGATCAGTATGCTTGCCATATGTCAATGGTGCTGTTTCATCTGTGATCATGTGCATGTGGCCATGTCTCATCATTATAAAAGCAATACAAAAAGTACAATAGTACAAAGTACAAAATTTGCCTTATTTCATCCCATTAAAGAAAAAAGACTGTATTTAAATGCAATTGAAAGGTGGGATCAAGTAACTTGTGAGTTTTCTTGTCACTGAAAGAGGATGAACGTAGTGTGCATGGGTTTTAAAACATGCAACTGTGTATATGCATGTTTATTTAGAGATAGACGTCTCATATGTGTGTGCATCTACTACAGTTAGACTCTGATACaagataaatatatgtatgatatgtgtgtttatataggaATAATAATGCGCATCTCACCTCCGACTCCTAGATTCACCTTGTTTGGATTTTGATCTTCACGGAAATCTGCTGACAGCTTAAATACTGCGACAGGGGCAGCCTCCGGGACTTCAGCAAATATCGACATGGTactgtgtttatatttgtgtaaatgAAAAGTAAAACGGTAGACCGATTGGCGAGTAACGGCGACTTGTTTAGTAGTGTGATGGACACAGACTGTCTTTAACCTTCAAATGTGGGATTTCGGCAATAGGGGACAGGCGTGCCCAAACTAACCAATAGAAATCAAGACCTCATGTTTGACTTCAGAATCAACTAATCATCTTCTAGTACAGGAAGTTCAAGCCTCTACGTCATGGAAGTACGCGCTCGGTATCACTGATAGGACCAATGACAAATCCCAAAGCTTTGAGTGACGTGAGTTTTGACCAATGGTAGAGCAGAGGGGGCGGAATCATTTGCTTCAATGGAAGCCTTGCTTCCATTCACACCCACAAAAATGGACCATTTACATCTTATTTGGTCGTGAAAAGAACTTCTCGCGCATGCGTATTGTGTTAAAGAAGCTTTCGCCTGTGCTCTTTTTGCTTGCATCTCAACGTATTAAAGATAGAAAGCATTAGAAACTTCAATAATATCAagaaaataacattattattaacattatcactgagtgactatttgcactaggtataAATACATGCCACACAGTGAAGCAATTTGAACTAAAATAGTCTGGATGaagcaaataaattaaaaacaaactgcTCTTTTTGTCTGTACAATGGCTTAATGTGATAAGATAGTGTGTATGTACTTTTTCCTATGACCTGTGTTCTAATCCTCCTTTTGACCCAGTTTTCCCTATCCTGTTgccaattttaatatttttcttcaatactgtttataataataaatacaattaatatattATGTGATAGGTGGGGTGTCTGTGGGACTTAGAATCAACTCACTGCTGTGATGCCCTGTTAGTTTTTAACTAgaggtgcaaatagtatctgtctAACACTATCTGCATTTAGTGCAAATatgatgctatttacacttagtgcaaatagcctctgcctttttattattatgattattattattaagaaatccTGTTGTCTTCTTGAAATCTCATATAGCATCCCATGTTTCTTGGATACAGTAATATT of Xyrauchen texanus isolate HMW12.3.18 chromosome 20, RBS_HiC_50CHRs, whole genome shotgun sequence contains these proteins:
- the LOC127660279 gene encoding aspartate aminotransferase, cytoplasmic-like; the encoded protein is MSIFAEVPEAAPVAVFKLSADFREDQNPNKVNLGVGAYRTDECQPWVLPVVRKVEKIIAEDHSLNHEYLPILGLPEFRSSASKIALGDDSPAIKENRVGAVQCLGGTGALKIGAEFLRRWYNGTDNTKTPVYVSAPTWENHNAVFSNAGFEDIRPYKYWAAEKRGLDLAGFLGDLESAPDHSIFVLHACAHNPTGTDPTQEQWKQIAEIMKRKNLFAFFDSAYQGFASGNLEKDAWAIRYFVSLGFELFCAQSFSKNFGLYNERVGNLTIVGKDQENVNRVLSQMEKIVRITWSNPPSQGARLVAITLNSPELFAEWKDNVKTMADRVLLMRAQLKEKLIALGTPGIWEHITEQIGMFSFTGLNPKQVEYMVKEKHIYLMASGRINMCGLTSKNIDYVAESIHEAVTKVQ